Proteins encoded together in one Bombyx mori chromosome 24, ASM3026992v2 window:
- the LOC119630980 gene encoding uncharacterized protein LOC119630980, producing the protein MMPRSSRSRLQLSEEQKKKRRREQKKLSMRRARSKLDSVALEERRKKDRERYHRKKEEGLIKTIKDLKPRDQRQLRKMWREKAKLRREKEKIKRTTEQMLHENTPPSSPQPSSSPQQSSFSRIRSGKAVGARNKRRLKAKNEYLINRLIVLERKLAKYRMRLHRIKKGQKRGNTVLVKRKIHDFFIDDEHSRLTAGKKETITRRKVKKQIRLLNDTILNLHKIFNNKTGLNISYETFRRHRPFWVIFPKTTSRNTCLCRQHANNDYIASALHQAKIISFSNATDVARSLCCDNILRVSCLERTCTLCFEKTLDYTVINGNDTILYQRWVTKKVPQIIKGNEKLCQKTLKECVRTSHQLLVNKFNISLSTFMQHLANIMNQYKAIRYIKQNLSPSQSLLHIDFSENYSCKYGSEVQSAHFGGSKSQLSLHTCVYYSVDSQPPTNLIKTTSICTVSENLRHDPVLICAHLKPVIEKIKLITPDLTELHILSDGPATQYRNKTMFHMLANYVSKISNVETIVWHFSEAGHGKGAPDGVAV; encoded by the coding sequence ATGATGCCACGTTCAAGTAGATCTAGGTTACAACTGAGTGaagaacaaaagaaaaaacgtaGGCGTGagcaaaaaaaactaagtaTGCGCAGAGCTAGATCAAAGTTAGATTCTGTTGCTCTTGAAGAAAGACGCAAAAAGGACCGAGAAAGGTATCATCGTAAAAAAGAAGAGGGGCTGATTAAGACCATTAAAGACTTGAAACCCCGAGACCAGCGACAATTACGGAAAATGTGGCGAGAGAAAGCAAAACTTAGACGTGagaaagagaaaataaaaagaacgaCTGAGCAAATGTTACACGAAAATACACCCCCTTCAAGTCCACAACCATCATCTTCACCACAACAATCATCTTTTTCACGAATTCGGTCAGGAAAAGCAGTAGGTGCACGGAATAAACGAAGATTGAAggctaaaaatgaatatttaataaatagattaattGTTTTAGAACGAAAGCTAGCTAAATACAGAATGCGTCTACACAGAATTAAAAAAGGACAGAAACGAGGTAACACTGTACTAGTCAAACGAAAAATACATGACTTTTTTATTGACGATGAGCATAGCAGACTCACAGCAGGCAAAAAAGAGACTATCACACGACGTAAAGTAAAAAAGCAAATACGTCTGTTGAATGACACAATTCTCAATCTACACAAGATATTTAACAATAAGACGGGTTTAAACATATCATATGAGACATTTCGTAGACATCGTCCTTTTTGGGTGATATTTCCTAAAACAACTTCTAGAAATACCTGTTTGTGTCGTCAACATGCCAATAACGATTACATTGCTAGCGCTCTACATCAAGCTAAGATAATATCATTTTCTAACGCCACTGATGTTGCCAGGTCGCTTTGCTGTGATAACATTCTGAGGGTTTCTTGTCTTGAACGAACATGTACCCTATGTTTTGAAAAAACTTTGGACTATACGGTCATCAATGGGAATGACACGATTCTTTACCAAAGATGGGTCACTAAGAAAGTGCCCCAAATAATTAAAGGCAATGAAAAATTATGTCAAAAAACACTCAAAGAATGCGTCAGAACTTCTCATCAATTActtgttaataaatttaatataagtttGTCGACATTTATGCAACATCTTGCAAATATAATGAACCAATACAAGGCTATTCGATATATTAAACAAAACTTATCGCCATCACAAAGTTTACTGCATATTGATTTTTCAGAAAATTATTCCTGCAAATATGGATCAGAAGTTCAGTCAGCCCACTTTGGTGGATCCAAATCACAACTCTCGTTACACACTTGCGTTTATTATTCTGTTGATTCTCAGCCACCAACAAACCTTATAAAAACAACATCCATTTGCACTGTCTCGGAGAACTTACGACACGATCCTGTACTCATTTGCGCCCACTTGAAACCcgtaattgaaaaaattaaattgattacaCCAGATTTGACAGAGCTGCATATATTAAGTGATGGACCCGCTACTCAATAtcgtaataaaacaatgttcCATATGTTAGCAAACTATGTGAGCAAAATTTCAAATGTAGAAACTATTGTGTGGCATTTCAGTGAGGCTGGACATGGCAAAGGTGCTCCTGATGGCGTGGCTGTGTAA